The Candidatus Methylomirabilota bacterium genome has a window encoding:
- the rpsO gene encoding 30S ribosomal protein S15 — protein MKLSVDKKKSLIEQFKVHDGDTGSPEVQIALLSERINGLTDHFKTHQKDHHSRRGLLMLIGKRRGLLEYLRKKDSERYRVVTEKLGIRR, from the coding sequence ATGAAACTGTCTGTCGACAAGAAGAAGAGCCTCATCGAGCAATTCAAGGTGCACGATGGGGATACCGGCTCACCCGAAGTGCAGATCGCGCTCCTCTCGGAGCGGATCAACGGGTTGACTGACCACTTCAAGACCCACCAGAAGGACCATCATTCGCGGCGTGGCCTCCTGATGCTGATCGGCAAGCGCCGCGGTCTGCTCGAGTATTTGCGTAAGAAGGACTCGGAACGATACAGAGTCGTGACGGAAAAGCTCGGAATCCGCCGGTGA
- a CDS encoding bifunctional riboflavin kinase/FAD synthetase, with amino-acid sequence MAALGVFDGIHLAHARLLGTAVERARALHVPSVVCTFDPDPASVLRPNRAHVPIAPLEDNLERMAGLGADAALVIPFTLDFSRIEAEDFVERVLVGTLGAHEVVVGFNHTFGHDARGTAALLTELAPKLGFVARVLPPLQVHGQTVSSSAIREALREGDAARAAELLGHPYTIAGVILRGAGRGRTLGFPTANLRPDRTLALAAGVYIARATWDGGAADAVVNVGYRPTFGENEYWVEAFLLDFAGDLYDRTLRLAFLDRIRPEMKFPGVEELKRQVMRDIEAARARFSGRGSG; translated from the coding sequence GTGGCGGCGCTGGGGGTCTTCGACGGCATCCACCTCGCCCACGCTCGTCTCCTCGGGACCGCGGTGGAGCGCGCCCGCGCCCTTCACGTGCCCTCGGTGGTGTGCACTTTCGACCCTGACCCCGCTTCCGTCCTCCGGCCGAACCGGGCCCACGTGCCCATTGCCCCGCTCGAGGACAATCTCGAGCGCATGGCCGGCCTCGGGGCCGATGCGGCGCTCGTCATTCCCTTCACCCTCGACTTCTCGAGAATCGAGGCGGAGGACTTCGTGGAGCGCGTGCTCGTGGGAACCCTGGGGGCGCATGAGGTCGTGGTGGGCTTTAATCACACCTTCGGCCACGATGCGCGCGGCACCGCCGCGCTTCTCACCGAGCTCGCGCCCAAGCTCGGTTTCGTGGCCCGAGTGCTGCCGCCGCTCCAGGTACACGGGCAGACGGTATCTTCGAGCGCCATTCGCGAGGCTCTGCGGGAAGGCGATGCCGCGCGGGCGGCTGAGCTCCTGGGACACCCCTACACCATCGCGGGCGTCATCCTGCGCGGAGCGGGCCGGGGCCGCACCCTGGGTTTTCCCACGGCGAACCTGAGACCCGACCGGACGCTGGCCCTGGCGGCCGGCGTCTACATCGCTCGCGCCACGTGGGACGGCGGCGCCGCCGACGCCGTCGTCAATGTCGGCTACCGACCTACGTTTGGCGAGAACGAGTACTGGGTCGAGGCCTTTCTTCTGGATTTCGCCGGTGATCTCTATGATCGGACGCTCCGACTGGCTTTTCTCGACCGCATCCGGCCGGAGATGAAGTTCCCCGGGGTCGAGGAGCTCAAGCGTCAGGTCATGAGAGACATCGAGGCCGCTCGCGCTCGCTTTTCCGGGCGAGGTTCCGGCTGA